The following coding sequences lie in one Acipenser ruthenus chromosome 47, fAciRut3.2 maternal haplotype, whole genome shotgun sequence genomic window:
- the LOC117401525 gene encoding uncharacterized protein LOC117401525 isoform X1 translates to MAGSCNFKNLCLGVLLVILIVWAIVATIFAVKKNNESDLHFSNSSDWEKAKVEFQLEMSRENQTRLQAMLAQREKNLKTVNSSLIMCQEQRIVLHDNLTTLQNEILTFAKITAKVTHMQGEIDSLQQTLTQTSQELQSSKDKYAEAVASKEAAGREKQQQCEKSKDELQQNIQKHLSKIKALKEELSALSGVNRPVPVHTITALYIAALLLALPVNM, encoded by the exons ATGGCTGGATCATGTAACTTTAAGAACTTGTGCCTTGGAGTTTTGTTAGTAATTCTGATAGTATGGGCAATAGTGGCTACCATTTTTGcagtaaagaaaaataatgagAGTGATTTACACTTCTCTAACTCCTCTGACTGGGAGAAGGCAAAAGTGGAATTTCAGTTGGAGATGAGCAGAGAAAACCAGACTAGACTACAGGCAATGCTGGCTCAGCGTGAAAAAAACCTGAAGACAGTCAACTCATCCCTCATCATGTGCCAGGAACAAAGG atcgTTTTACACGACAATCTCACTACACTGCAGAATGAAATCTTGACCTTTGCCAAAATCACAGCAAAAGTAACTCATATGCAAG GTGAAATTGATTCACTGCAACAGACCTTGACACAAACATCCCAGGAGTTGCAGAGTTCCAAAGACAAGTATGCTGAGGCTGTGGCGAGCAAGGAAGCAGCTGGCAGAGAGAAACAACAACAATGTGAGAAAAGCAAGGATGAGCTGCAGCAGAACAT tcagAAGCACCTCTCTAAGATCAAGGCCCTAAAGGAGGAGCTGTCGGCACTCAGTGGGGTGAACAGACCTGTGCCCGTTCACACCATCACTGCTCTCTACATAGCAGCACTACTATTGGCTCTGCCTGT GAATATGTAG
- the LOC117401525 gene encoding uncharacterized protein LOC117401525 isoform X2 produces MAGSCNFKNLCLGVLLVILIVWAIVATIFAVKKNNESDLHFSNSSDWEKAKVEFQLEMSRENQTRLQAMLAQREKNLKTVNSSLIMCQEQRIVLHDNLTTLQNEILTFAKITAKVTHMQGEIDSLQQTLTQTSQELQSSKDKYAEAVASKEAAGREKQQQCEKSKDELQQNMNM; encoded by the exons ATGGCTGGATCATGTAACTTTAAGAACTTGTGCCTTGGAGTTTTGTTAGTAATTCTGATAGTATGGGCAATAGTGGCTACCATTTTTGcagtaaagaaaaataatgagAGTGATTTACACTTCTCTAACTCCTCTGACTGGGAGAAGGCAAAAGTGGAATTTCAGTTGGAGATGAGCAGAGAAAACCAGACTAGACTACAGGCAATGCTGGCTCAGCGTGAAAAAAACCTGAAGACAGTCAACTCATCCCTCATCATGTGCCAGGAACAAAGG atcgTTTTACACGACAATCTCACTACACTGCAGAATGAAATCTTGACCTTTGCCAAAATCACAGCAAAAGTAACTCATATGCAAG GTGAAATTGATTCACTGCAACAGACCTTGACACAAACATCCCAGGAGTTGCAGAGTTCCAAAGACAAGTATGCTGAGGCTGTGGCGAGCAAGGAAGCAGCTGGCAGAGAGAAACAACAACAATGTGAGAAAAGCAAGGATGAGCTGCAGCAGAACAT GAATATGTAG